A genomic window from Candidatus Methylomirabilota bacterium includes:
- a CDS encoding nucleotide exchange factor GrpE, which produces MSEERQQEERSPEEAQQIPDVSEETAPGQETAPEEELSQKVAVQAKEIQELQDRHLRLAAEFDNYRKRVVRERAELVRTVQEGLLLELLPVLDNFERALAAARSSAASSRAEEAVIEGVDLTLRLFKGVLEKAGVKAIESVGQQFDPAVHHAVEQVQTNDHPESTVVEEVLRGYVLDKKVLRPALVKVSSVPAPSPQAETPSEGKGSE; this is translated from the coding sequence ATGTCCGAGGAACGGCAGCAAGAGGAGCGGAGTCCAGAAGAGGCCCAACAGATTCCAGACGTGTCCGAAGAGACAGCGCCAGGCCAGGAGACGGCGCCTGAAGAGGAGCTGTCGCAGAAGGTCGCGGTTCAGGCAAAAGAAATCCAGGAGCTGCAGGACCGTCATCTGCGCCTGGCAGCCGAGTTTGACAATTACCGGAAACGGGTGGTGCGCGAGCGGGCCGAGTTGGTCCGGACCGTGCAAGAAGGGCTGCTGTTAGAGTTGCTTCCGGTGCTCGACAATTTCGAGCGGGCCCTTGCCGCCGCGCGGTCCTCCGCCGCGTCATCTCGGGCGGAAGAGGCCGTCATTGAGGGAGTTGACCTGACCCTCCGTCTCTTCAAAGGCGTGCTCGAGAAGGCGGGGGTGAAGGCGATTGAGAGCGTCGGACAGCAGTTCGATCCGGCTGTCCATCACGCGGTGGAGCAGGTGCAGACAAACGACCATCCGGAGAGCACCGTCGTCGAGGAGGTCCTTCGCGGGTACGTGTTGGATAAGAAGGTCCTCCGGCCAGCTCTGGTCAAGG